A part of Cryptococcus tetragattii IND107 chromosome 3, whole genome shotgun sequence genomic DNA contains:
- a CDS encoding mitochondrial 37S ribosomal protein uS15m, producing MSPQNLLYTSFRATLAPLAGPSTPRAFSSSQRSLVSTRKLVAKRRKAANLALQASRVRKPDSIDPVLGRVQYKGEAPTNPWEGCRLQRVLLDYNAIAYSMPPDYTAGEQPRYLLPGVSKEDAELLFNAVPHASTEIRYASGQGSEKTEQEQARQSEMMMRILDLRNASKDAINILNRQRVIDEFGAGVDSGSSAVQAALLTAKIHNLLSHIEGNPRDTSNKRALRLLVQERARHLKYWKRKQGEEAYDKLLTDLGLQREAVEGELFIGF from the exons ATGTCTCCCCAAAACTTACTATACACATCCTTCAGAGCCACGCTCGCTCCCCTTGCAGGTCCATCCACACCCCGcgccttttcctcttctcagcGATCCCTTGTATCCACTCGCAAGCTCGTCGCAAAGAGACGCAAAGCTGCAAACCTCGCACTTCAAGCTTCCCGAGTGCGTAAACCGGACTCCATAGATCCTGTTCTGGGCCGTGTACAGTACAAGGGGGAAGCTCCTACAAATCCCTGGGAAGGATGTCGATTACAACGTGTTCTTTTGGACTATAATGCCATTGCCTACTCCATGCCTCCAGATTACACCGCCGGTGAACAACCCCGCTACCTCTTACCAGGCGTGAGCAAGGAAGACGCCGAGCTACTGTTCAACGCTGTGCCTCATGCGAGCACGGAGATTAGGTACGCCAGTGGACAAGGCAGTGAGAAAACAGAGCAGGAACAAGCGAGACAGAGcgagatgatgatgaggatccTGGATCTGAGAAATGCCAGCAAGGATGCCATCAATATTTTAAACAGGCAACGTGTGATTGATGAGTTTGGGGCGGGTGTTGACAGTGGTAGCTCTGCTGTTCAAG CCGCTTTATTAACCGCCAAAATTCACAATTTGTTATCACATATTGAAGGAAACCCTAGAGATACTTCGAACAAGCGAGCTCTTCGATTACTTGTTCAAGAGCGAGCTAGACATCTCAAAtactggaagaggaagcaggGAGAGGAGGCTTACGATAAGCTTTTGACCGATCTCGGTCTTCAGCGAGAAGCTGTCGAAGGCGAGCTATTCATCGGTTTTTAG